A segment of the Oceanibaculum indicum P24 genome:
GAAGCCGGCGCCCGCCGCGCAACCGACCCCTCCTGCCCCCGTGCCGGCACCGGCGCCGGAGCCGAAGCCCGAGGTTGCCAAGGCGGTCGAACCGAAGCCGGAGCCTGTGAAGACGGCTGAGCCGAAGCCGGAGACGCCGCCGCCGCCGAAGCCGCAGGCCAAGCCGACGCCGCCCAAGGTGAAGCCGGCGGAAACCAAGCCGGAGCCGGAGAAGAAGCCGGAACCGAAGCAGGAAAACCGGCTGGCCTCGCTGCTGTCCAGCGTGAACAAGATGCGCGACCAGATTCCTCCGGAGGACAGCAAGCCGCGCCCGCAGCGCCCGCAGACTCAGCAGGCGGCGCCGGCCGCGCCGCAGAATGAGCGCGCGCAGCCGACGAACCGGCTGAACGATCCGACGCGTGACTTGTCGGCCAGCGAGCTGGACGCGGTGCGCCAGCAGATCGCGCAATGCTGGAACGTGCCGTCCGGCGCGCGTTATGCGGAAGAACTGATTGTTGACATATTCGTGGTGATGAATAGCGATGCAACGGTCCGTGAGGCCCGTATCGTCAACAGCGGCAGGATGGGCAACGACCCGTTCTACCGCTCGGCGGCGGAAAGCGCCCTGCGTGCCGTCTTGAACCCGCGTTGCAGCCCGCTGAAGCTGCCGCGCGACAAGTTCGAGGTCTGGAAGACCATGACCTTGAGCTTCAACCCAAGGGAAATGTTGGCTCCATGATTGTTTCAGGCAACACCATCGGACGGTTCCTCACGGCAAGTTTCGCGGTCTGCATGCTGGTGCTGGGTACGGCCCTGCCGGCCTCGGCGGAATTGCGCATCGACATCACGCGCGGCGTGACCGAGCCGATGCCCATCGCGATTACCGACTTCCAGGGCGAGGGGCAGAGTGTGGATGTCGGGCGCGACATCTCCAGGGTGGTGGCGGCCGATCTGGAGCGCTCCGGCCTGTTCCGGCCGCTCGACAAGCAGGCCTTCATTCAGACTGCGGCATCCGCCCAGCAGCAGCCGCGATTTGCCGACTGGCGGGTGATCGGCGCGCAGGCGCTGGTCAGCGGGTCGGCGATCCTGCAGCCGGACGGGCGGCTGAAGGTCGAGTTCCGGCTGTGGGACGTGTTCGCCGAAGAGCAGATGACCGGCCTTGCCTACTACACCGTGCCGGCCAACTGGCGGCGTGTGGCGCATATCGTGGCGGATGCGATCTACAAGCGCATCACCGGCGAGGATGGCTATTTCGACACCCGCATCGTCTATATCGCCGAGAGCGGCCCGCAGAACCGGCGCAAGAAGCAGTTGGCCATCATGGACCAGGATGGCGCCAACCACCGCTTCCTGACCGATGGCAATGTGCTGGTGCTGACCCCCCGTTTCTCGCCGACGCTGCAGGAGATCACCTACCTCGCCTATTTCAACAACAAGCCGCGCGTCTATCTGCTGAACATCGATACCGGCCAGCAGGAAGTGCTTGGGGACTTCCCCGGCATGACCTTCGCGCCGCGTTTCTCGCCCGATGGCAATGCCGTCATCATGAGCATGGCGCGCAACGGTAATTCGGACATCTTCGCGATGGATCTGCGCACCCGGAAGGTGCTGCGGCTGACCAACGATCCGGCGATCGATACCTCGCCTTCCTATTCGCCGGATGGCCGTCAGGTGGTGTTCAACTCCGACCGGGGCGGCTCCCAGCAGCTCTATGTCATGGAAGGCGACGGCGGCAATGTGCGGCGCATAAGCTTTGGCGAGGGCCGCTATGCAACGCCGGTATGGTCGCCCCGCGGCGACCTGATCGCCTTCACCAAGATGAATCGCGGCCGGTTCTATATCGGCGTGATGCGGCCCGATGGCAGCGGCGAACGTCTGCTGACGGAAAGCTTCTTGGATGAAGGCCCGACCTGGGCGCCGAACGGCCGCGTGCTGATGTTCTTCCGCCAGACTCCGACGGACACACGGGGGCAGGGTGGCACGGCGAAACTGTACTCGATCGACCTCACCGGGCGGAATCTGCGCGAGGTGGTTACGCCGATCGATGCGTCGGACCCCGCTTGGTCCCCCTTGATTCCTTGAAATACCACAATTATATTGCGCCCGTCGGTGTAGGGCTAGGGTTCCTACGGGAAAAGCTGTAAGCTGGAACGAAATATGGAAGGTATACTTCCATCTGAGACTGATACCAGCAATCAAGTAGACACCCACGAAACCGTTCTTTCCCCTTAATCTTTGGGATTGCGTTCGCGGAGGGCGAAAATAATGCGTACAAAAATTCTTGGTGTTTTTGCAGCACTGCTTCTGGTTGCTGCTTGCGAAACTGCTCCGGAAACTGGTGCCGCCGCCGGCGGTAGCGGCGCGAGCAGCGGTTCGGGTGTTGCCACGACTCAGTCGGCCGGCCCGCGTGCGGGCTCGCAGGAAGACCTGGTCGTGAATGTCGGCGACCGTATCTTCTTCGACTTCGACAAGTACAATGTCCGCGCCGACCAGCGCGGTCAGGTCGAGAAGTGGGCCGCCTGGCTGAAGCGCAACCCGTCGGTGCGCGTCACCATCGAGGGTCATGCTGACGAGCGCGGCACCCGCGAGTACAACCTGGGCCTCGGCGAGCGCCGCGCCAACTCGGTGAAGGACGCGCTGGTCGCTTCCGGCATCGACGCGGGCCGCCTGACCACGGTCAGCTATGGCAAGGAGCGTCCGGCCGTTCTCGGCTCGAACGAAGCTGCCTGGGCGCAGAACCGTCGTGGCGTGCTGGTGGTCAACTAACCACCTGCGCCTTTGAGGTAGAATGGGGCGTCGATCCGGCAGTCGCTGGATCGGCGCCTTATTTTTGCCGTTGGCGCGGTTGAGGCTGAAATATCCTGCCGCAAAATCGCAGGCTGAAGACGAAATGGGGAGTGCGATGATCCAGAACCGCCATCCGCATCCGGTACGTCGCTTTGGTGCCGTCCTGTCCGAGACAGTGCTGTCTGGCGCGGCGCGCGCGGCGGCCCTTGTTCTGCTGCTGGGCGCCCTGATGCTGCCGCCGGTCGCCGTGCAGGCGCAGGATCGCGACATGCGCTCGCTGATCGATCAGGTCGGCCGGCTGCAGCAGGATCTCTCCGATCTCCAGCGCCATGTCTATCGCGGCGAACGCCCGGCCAGTGGCGCTGCGGGAAGCGTGCCGCCCGCCGCTGCCGGTGCCGAGGGGCAGGCACTTTCCAACCTGCATTTCCGGCTGACCGATCTTGAAGCGCGGATGGCCGAGCTGAATGGCCGGATCGAGGAGGCCAGCTACGCGACCCAGCGCCTCAATGACCGGATGGAGAAGCTGTCCAGCGATATCGATTTCCGGCTGACCCGGCTGGAGGAGCGGATGGTCTCTGGCGAGGGGGCCGCAGCTCCGGCACCGCAGGCCCCGGACAAGCAGGGTGCGACCACGAGCCGGGCGCCTGGCGGCGAAGCGGTCGATGACCGTGGCCCGAAGACGCTGGGTACATTGCCGCAATCAGCGACGACTGGCGGTGCCGAGGCGAACCGGCCGGCGCAGCAGCAGGCCGCACTGCCGGCCAATGCGACGCCGAAGGAGGTTTACGACCAGGCGTTCCAGACGCTGGTGCGCCAGGATTTCCCGACCGCCGAACAGCAGTTCAAGGCCTTTCTTGACAAAAACAAGAATCATGAACTCGCCGGCAACGCACAGTACTGGCTGGCGGAAACCTATTATGTGCGCGGCCAGTTCGAGCAGGCGGCGGTGGCCTTCGCCCATGGCTTCGAGACCTATCCGAAGAACGCCAAGGCGCCGGATAACCTTTTGAAGCTGGGCCTGTCGCTGTCGAATCTGAACCGCAAGCAGGATGCCTGCGTCGCTTTCAGCGAACTGACCAAGCAGTATCCGAACGCCGCGCAGAGCGTGAAGCGCCGCGCCGAGCTGGAGCGCCAGAAGCTGAAATGCCCGTAAGCGGGCTGGAACAGCGTTTCCTTGACTGTCTCGACCGGCTGGGCGGTTTCGAACCGTCCCCCCGGCTTGCCATCGCGGTTTCCGGCGGCGCCGACAGCCTGGCGCTGACCCTGCTGGCCGACCTCTGGGCGCGCCGCCGGGGCGGCAGGGCCATCGGCCTGACCGTGGATCATGGGCTGCGCCCGGACTCGGCAGCGGAAGCACGGCAGGTCGCGGGCTGGCTGGCGGCCCGCAACATTCCTCACCACACTTTGGCCTGGCAGGGCGAAAAGCCCCGGATCGGCCTGCAGGCCGCCGCGCGGGAGGCCCGCTACCGGCTGCTGGAGGACTTCTGCGCCGCCAAAGGCATTCTGCACCTGCTGCTCGCCCATCACGCCGGGGACCAGGCGGAGACGCTGGCGCTGCGGCTGGACGCCGGCAGCGGCCCGACCGGTCTTGCCGGTATGGCATCCATCGTCGAGCGCCCCTTCTGCCGGTTGCTGCGGCCGCTGCTGACCGTTTCCGGGCAGGAACTGCGCGCCTATCTGCAACAGGTCGGGCAGGGCTGGATCGAGGACCCCTCCAATCGCGATGCGCGGTTCGCGCGTGTCCGTGCCCGCCGGGCGCTGGCGGAAGACCCGGCACGGCAGGCCTCCCTGCTGGCCGATGCCGCCCGTCACGGGAGTGCGCGCCGCGCGCAGGATCGCGCCGTGGCCCGTTTGCTGGCGCGGATGATCGTGGCACAGCCGGCGGCGCGCGCCCTGACGCTGGACCGTGCGCGATTGACGGAGGCAGAGCCGGCGGTGGGCCGTCAGGCGCTGGTGCGCTGCCTCATGCATGTCGGCGGCCAGTCCTATCCGCCCCGGCAGGCGCGGCTGGACCGGCTGTGGGACAAATTAGGCGCCGGCCCACTGGACCGGACAGCAACGTTGGGCGGCTGCCTGCTGCGCCCGGAACGGCGCGGCGGGCAGGACAGGGTCCGCGTGACGCGGGAAACAGCGCGCGCCGGCGTGGAAGCGCTTGAAGGGCGCGGTGCACTCCCCCATTTGAATGAGTCTAGAATGCGGCTTGGCCTGCCCACCGCGGACGCGATTTATCCCTATCCGGCTACCCCTCCATTGGCCGGTGCGGATTTTGCGGTTGCGGAGCCGGTGCCGAGCGTTATCTCATGAGGGGTGCTGCAAAAGCGCCCCATAGGGAATTGGACGGGGATGAAGCCGGCTGGTACAGCCCGCATGCGCCTATTTGAGGATGGCTAGGTCGTGAACAATTTCGGTAAGAATCTCGCACTCTGGATCATAATCGGCGTCCTGCTGGTGGCGCTGTTCAACCTGTTCCAGAGTTCGTCCACCCGGACGCCCTATTCCAGCCTCGCCTTTTCCGACTTCCTGAACGAGGTCGAGAACGGGCAGGTGCGCGACGTCACTGTCCAGGGCAACACCATCAGCGGCCACTTCACCGATGGCCGGGCCTTCAACACCGTGACGCCGCCGAATGACCCGAACATGGTCACCAGCCTGCGCGAGCACGGTGTGCGCATCAATGTGCAGCCGCCGGAAGAGGGCATGTCCGGCCTGCTCGGCATCCTGATCTCCTGGTTCCCGATGCTGCTGTTCATCGGCGTATGGATTTTCTTCATGCGCCAGATGCAGGGCGGTGGCGGCCGGGCCATGGGCTTCGGCAAGTCGAAGGCGAAGCTGCTGACCGAGAAGACCGGGCGCGTCACCTTCGAGGATGTCGCCGGCATCGACGAAGCCAAGATGGAGCTGGAGGAGATCGTCGAATTCCTGCGTGACCCACAGAAGTTCCAGCGCTTGGGCGGCAAGATCCCGAAGGGCTGTCTGCTGGTCGGCCCTCCGGGTACCGGTAAGACGCTGCTGGCCCGTGCCATCGCCGGCGAGGCCAATGTGCCGTTCTTCACCATCTCCGGCTCGGACTTTGTCGAGATGTTCGTTGGCGTCGGCGCCAGCCGCGTGCGCGACATGTTCGAACAGGGCAAGAAGAACGCGCCCTGCATCATCTTCATCGACGAAATCGACGCTGTCGGTCGTCATCGCGGCGCCGGCCTTGGCGGCGGCAATGACGAGCGCGAGCAGACTCTGAACCAGCTGCTGGTCGAGATGGACGGCTTCGAGGCGAATGAGGGCGTGATCCTGATCGCCGCCACCAACCGGCCGGATGTGCTGGACCCGGCGCTGCTGCGCCCGGGCCGCTTCGACCGCCAGGTCGTGGTGCCGAACCCGGACGTGCTGGGCCGCGAGAAGATCCTGAAGGTCCATATGCGCAAGGTGCCGCTGGCCGGCGACGTCGATGCCCGCGTCATTGCGCGCGGCACACCCGGCTTCTCCGGTGCGGACCTCGCCAACCTGGTGAATGAGGGCGCGCTGATGGCCGCCCGCCGGGGCAAGCGCGTCGTCGGCATGGCCGAGTTCGAGGCCGCCAAGGACAAGGTTATGATGGGCGCGGAACGCCGCTCCATGATCATGACCGACGAGGAGAAGAAGCTGACCGCCTATCACGAGGGCGGCCATGCCATCGTGGCGCTGCACTGCCCTGAGAGCGACCCGATCCACAAGGCCACCATCATCCCGCGCGGCCGGGCGCTGGGCATGGTCATGCGTCTGCCGGAAGGCGACCGCATCTCCATCTCCAAGGCCAAACTGCTGGACGATCTGAAGGTCGCCGCCGGCGGCCGCATCGCCGAGGAGCTGATTTTCGGCGAGGAGAAGATCACCACCGGCGCCTCGTCCGACATCAAGATGGTCTCTGACGTGGCGCGGCGCATGGTCACCGAATGGGGCATGAGCGAGAAGCTGGGCTTCCTTGCCTATGAAGCGCCGGAGCAGGAAGTGTTCCTGGGCCACTCGGTGGCGCAGCGCAAGCCGGTCTCCGACGCGACCTCCAAGGTGATCGACGACGAGATTCGCCGCATCGTGGACGATACCTACGCGTCGGCGCGCAAGACCCTGACCGAACATCTGGACGATCTGCACAAGCTGGCCAAGGGGCTGCTGGAGTACGAGACCCTGTCCGGCGAGGAGATCAAGGCACTGCTGGCTGGCCAGCCGGTTGTCCGCGACAGCGGCGAGGATGGCGGCAGCAAGCCGGGCGGCCGGCGCACCTCGGTGCCGACCACCGACAGCGGCGGCGCACCCGGCGGTCTGGAGCCGGAACCCCAGCCCGGCGCCTGACGATCCTGAAGTGACGGCATCGTTTCAACGGGAGGCCTCGCTGCGGCGGGGCCTCGCCGATTCCACCGACCGGCTCTATCTGCGACCGCTCGGCCTGCTGGCAGGCGAGGCGGCGGAGGCTGCCATCGCGGCGGGCCTCGCCATCCGGCTTGCCGGGGCGACGCGCGCCTTCAGCCTTGCCGACCTCTATCTGCGGCGCGCGGATGGCCGGATCACCGCCATCGCCGCGACGCCCTTGCAGCTGCGCGACTGGGCGGCGGATGAGGGGCTGACCGACAAGATCGAGGCCTGGTTCGCCCGGCTGTCGATGCCGCGGCCGGACTTTGCCGGGCTGGCGATGGACCGGCCGCAGATCATGGGCGTGGTCAATGTGACGCCCGACAGCTTCTCCGATGGCGGCGATTTCCTGGACCCTGACAGGGCGATCCGACAGGCGCGGGCGCTGGCCGAAGCCGGTGCTTCGATCCTGGATATCGGCGGTGAGTCGACACGCCCCGGTTCGGCCGAGGTGGCGGCGGATGAGGAACAGGCCCGCGTGGTACCGGTGATCCGGGCGCTGGCAGGCTCAGGCGCCGCGATTTCCATCGACAGCCGGCGTGCCTCCGTCATGGCGGCGGCGCTGGACGCCGGGGCCGGTATCGTGAACGACGTCACCGCGCTGACTGGCGATACCGGCAGCCTCGAATTGGTGGCTTCGCGGCAGGCGCCGACCATCCTGATGCATATGCGCGGTACGCCGCAGACCATGCAGAACGATCCCGACTACCGGTTCGCGCCGCTGGATATCTACGACTATCTGGAAGCGCGGGTGGAGGCCTGCCTTGCCGCCGGCCTGCCGCTGTCACACATCGCCATCGATCCGGGCATCGGCTTCGGCAAGACGGTCCGGCACAATCTGGAGCTGCTGTCGCATCTGGCGCTGTTCCACGGCCTTGGCTGCCCGGTGCTGCTGGGCGTCTCGCGCAAGGGCTTCATCGGCAAGCTGTCGCGCGGGGAGGAGCCGAAGCGGCGTGTGCCGGGCTCGCTGGCAGCGGCGCTGGAAGGGGCACGGCAGGGTGTGCAGATGATCCGCGTTCATGATGTGGACGAGACACGACAGGCGCTGGCCATTGCCGGGGCCATAGCCGATTGAGCTGGCTTCTCCACCGCCTCCCTCATCCCGCCTGCAAATTGCCGCGTTCTCGGCTATTCTCTGGTGTTCATCACCCGCTTCGGATATACCGCGCGCCATGACGAGAAAACTGTTCGGCACCGACGGCATTCGCGGCACTGCCAATACCCATCCGATGACGCCGGAAATCGCGCTGAAGGTGGCGATGGCGGCCGGGCGTCAGTTCATCGGCCAGCGCAGCGGACACCGCCCGCTGGCGGTGATCGGCAAGGATACGCGGCTGTCGGGCTATATGCTGGAACCGGCGCTGACCGCCGGCTTCATTGCCATCGGCATGGATGTGGTGCTGGTCGGGCCGATGCCCACGCCGGCCGTTGCCATGCTGACACGCTCCTTCCGGGCGGATCTCGGCGTCGTCATCTCGGCCTCGCACAATCCCTTCGAGGATAACGGCATCAAGCTGTTCGGGCCGGACGGTTTCAAGCTGTCCGACGAGGTCGAGCTGGAGATCGAGCGGCGTATCGAGATCGGGCCGGAGATGTATCTGGCCGAACCCGCCAAGCTGGGCCGGGCGCGCCGGCTGGAGGATGCGGGCGGGCGCTATATCGAATTCGTGAAGAACACGTTCCCCCGGGGCAGCCGGCTGGACGGTTTGCGCATCGTCGTCGATTGCGCGCAGGGGGCCGCCTACAAAGTGGCGCCGCGCGTGCTGTTCGAGCTGGGCGCCGATGTCATCCCCATCGGGGTGGAGCCGAACGGCTTCAACATCAACGAGAAGTGCGGCGCCACCGCCCCGCAGGCGATGCGCGACGCGGTCCTGCAGCACAAGGCCGATCTCGGCATCGCGCTGGATGGCGATGCCGACCGGCTGATCGTCTGCGACGAGAAGGGCCAGATCATCGATGGCGACCAGGTGATGGCGCTTATCGCCTCCTTCTGGCATGCCAACGCCCTGCTGAAGGGCGGCGGGGTGGTTGCGACCGTCATGTCCAATCTGGGGCTGGAGCGTTATCTGGCGGGTCTGGGCCTCGCGCTGGTGCGGACCTCTGTCGGCGACCGCTATGTGGTGGAGCGGATGCGCGCAGAGGGCTACAACCTTGGCGGCGAGCAATCCGGACATATTGTCATGAGCGACTATGCGACGACCGGCGACGGTCTGATCGCGGCGTTGCAGGTGCTGGCGGTGCTGGTGGAATCGGCGCGGCCCCTGTCGGAGGTGGCGCGGGTGTTCACGCCGCTGCCGCAGGTGCTGAAGAATGTGCGCTATGGCACGGGCGCGCCGCTGGAGGAAAAGCCGGTGCGCGATGCCATCGCGGCGGGGGAGGCGGAACTGGCCGGGCAGGGGCGGCTGCTGATCCGCAAATCCGGTACGGAAAGCGTCATTCGGGTCATGGCGGAAGGGGAGGATGCGGCATTGATCAACCGGATCGTGGACGACATCGTCGCGGCCGTGCGGGAAACCGCCGGCCAGAAGGTCGCGGGGTAGGCCAATGCGCGGACGCGTGCTGATCGTGGCGGGCTCGGATTCGGGTGGCGGGGCCGGTATCCAGGCCGACATCAAGACGGTCACGGCCCTTAATGGCTATGCCATGACCGCGGTTACCGCGCTGACCGCGCAGAATACGCAAGGCGTGTTTGGCATCCATGAGGTGCCGGTCGATTTCATACGCCAGCAGATGCAGCTGGTGCTGCAGGATATCGGCGCCGATTGCATAAAGACCGGGATGCTGCACCGGCCGGCGGTGATCGAGGCGGTCTGCGCCGAACTGGACAGCCTGGCCAAGGATGTGCCGCTGGTGGTCGATCCGGTGATGGTCTCGCAGAGCGGGCACCGGCTGCTGGATCCGACGGCGATGGACGTGCTGAAGCGCGACCTGATCCTGCGCGCGACGGTGCTGACGCCCAACGTGCCGGAGGCGGAACTGCTGACCGGCATGACCATCCGCGATACCGACGACATGCACCATGCCGGCCAGATGCTGCTGACGCTGGGGCCGCAGGCCGTCCTCATGAAGGGCGGGCATATGCCGGGCGATACGGTGACCGACCTGCTGGTGACGCAGACCGGCACCCATGTGATGAGTGCAAGCCGGATCGATAACAACAGCAATCACGGAACCGGCTGCACTCTGGCCTCAGCGCTGGCCTGTGGCCTCGCCCAGGGGCTGGACATGCAGAAGGCGGTGGAACGCGCGCGTGCCTATCTGCGGGAGGCGCTGCGGACCGCACCGGGCTTCGGCAAGGGCAGCGGGCCGCTGAACCATGCGCATCCCTGTGGCAAGGGAACAGCAGACTTCTCTAAAATTCCGGATTAGGATTTTCCGGTGTTAAAAATCTCGATTTTTATCTTTTAGTAATTCTTCGAGTGTTAGAAAGGCGATGGAGTGTACATTCCATCGCTTTCTGTTTGCAGTCCGGCACAAGATGATCCTGGATACGCGCACATTGGTCCTGGTGGCCTTCGGAATGGCAATCACGGCCGCCGTGACCTTTGCCGCCTCCTGGCGATTCAACCGCGATATCCAGGCGCTGCGCTACTGGGTCTGGACCTATCTGCTGAACGCGCTGGGGTTGCTGCTGATCGTCCTGAACCCCACAGGCCAGATTTCCTGGCTGCTGCTGGGCAGCAATATGGCCTTCTGCACGGCGGCCCTGATGCTGTTGTGGGGATCGCGCAATTTCCTCGGTCGGCCGCGCCCCTCCATTTTATTCATGGCTGCGC
Coding sequences within it:
- the tolB gene encoding Tol-Pal system beta propeller repeat protein TolB, with translation MIVSGNTIGRFLTASFAVCMLVLGTALPASAELRIDITRGVTEPMPIAITDFQGEGQSVDVGRDISRVVAADLERSGLFRPLDKQAFIQTAASAQQQPRFADWRVIGAQALVSGSAILQPDGRLKVEFRLWDVFAEEQMTGLAYYTVPANWRRVAHIVADAIYKRITGEDGYFDTRIVYIAESGPQNRRKKQLAIMDQDGANHRFLTDGNVLVLTPRFSPTLQEITYLAYFNNKPRVYLLNIDTGQQEVLGDFPGMTFAPRFSPDGNAVIMSMARNGNSDIFAMDLRTRKVLRLTNDPAIDTSPSYSPDGRQVVFNSDRGGSQQLYVMEGDGGNVRRISFGEGRYATPVWSPRGDLIAFTKMNRGRFYIGVMRPDGSGERLLTESFLDEGPTWAPNGRVLMFFRQTPTDTRGQGGTAKLYSIDLTGRNLREVVTPIDASDPAWSPLIP
- the folP gene encoding dihydropteroate synthase; this translates as MTASFQREASLRRGLADSTDRLYLRPLGLLAGEAAEAAIAAGLAIRLAGATRAFSLADLYLRRADGRITAIAATPLQLRDWAADEGLTDKIEAWFARLSMPRPDFAGLAMDRPQIMGVVNVTPDSFSDGGDFLDPDRAIRQARALAEAGASILDIGGESTRPGSAEVAADEEQARVVPVIRALAGSGAAISIDSRRASVMAAALDAGAGIVNDVTALTGDTGSLELVASRQAPTILMHMRGTPQTMQNDPDYRFAPLDIYDYLEARVEACLAAGLPLSHIAIDPGIGFGKTVRHNLELLSHLALFHGLGCPVLLGVSRKGFIGKLSRGEEPKRRVPGSLAAALEGARQGVQMIRVHDVDETRQALAIAGAIAD
- the tilS gene encoding tRNA lysidine(34) synthetase TilS; translated protein: MPVSGLEQRFLDCLDRLGGFEPSPRLAIAVSGGADSLALTLLADLWARRRGGRAIGLTVDHGLRPDSAAEARQVAGWLAARNIPHHTLAWQGEKPRIGLQAAAREARYRLLEDFCAAKGILHLLLAHHAGDQAETLALRLDAGSGPTGLAGMASIVERPFCRLLRPLLTVSGQELRAYLQQVGQGWIEDPSNRDARFARVRARRALAEDPARQASLLADAARHGSARRAQDRAVARLLARMIVAQPAARALTLDRARLTEAEPAVGRQALVRCLMHVGGQSYPPRQARLDRLWDKLGAGPLDRTATLGGCLLRPERRGGQDRVRVTRETARAGVEALEGRGALPHLNESRMRLGLPTADAIYPYPATPPLAGADFAVAEPVPSVIS
- the thiD gene encoding bifunctional hydroxymethylpyrimidine kinase/phosphomethylpyrimidine kinase, producing the protein MRGRVLIVAGSDSGGGAGIQADIKTVTALNGYAMTAVTALTAQNTQGVFGIHEVPVDFIRQQMQLVLQDIGADCIKTGMLHRPAVIEAVCAELDSLAKDVPLVVDPVMVSQSGHRLLDPTAMDVLKRDLILRATVLTPNVPEAELLTGMTIRDTDDMHHAGQMLLTLGPQAVLMKGGHMPGDTVTDLLVTQTGTHVMSASRIDNNSNHGTGCTLASALACGLAQGLDMQKAVERARAYLREALRTAPGFGKGSGPLNHAHPCGKGTADFSKIPD
- the glmM gene encoding phosphoglucosamine mutase, translated to MTRKLFGTDGIRGTANTHPMTPEIALKVAMAAGRQFIGQRSGHRPLAVIGKDTRLSGYMLEPALTAGFIAIGMDVVLVGPMPTPAVAMLTRSFRADLGVVISASHNPFEDNGIKLFGPDGFKLSDEVELEIERRIEIGPEMYLAEPAKLGRARRLEDAGGRYIEFVKNTFPRGSRLDGLRIVVDCAQGAAYKVAPRVLFELGADVIPIGVEPNGFNINEKCGATAPQAMRDAVLQHKADLGIALDGDADRLIVCDEKGQIIDGDQVMALIASFWHANALLKGGGVVATVMSNLGLERYLAGLGLALVRTSVGDRYVVERMRAEGYNLGGEQSGHIVMSDYATTGDGLIAALQVLAVLVESARPLSEVARVFTPLPQVLKNVRYGTGAPLEEKPVRDAIAAGEAELAGQGRLLIRKSGTESVIRVMAEGEDAALINRIVDDIVAAVRETAGQKVAG
- the pal gene encoding peptidoglycan-associated lipoprotein Pal — translated: MRTKILGVFAALLLVAACETAPETGAAAGGSGASSGSGVATTQSAGPRAGSQEDLVVNVGDRIFFDFDKYNVRADQRGQVEKWAAWLKRNPSVRVTIEGHADERGTREYNLGLGERRANSVKDALVASGIDAGRLTTVSYGKERPAVLGSNEAAWAQNRRGVLVVN
- the ybgF gene encoding tol-pal system protein YbgF encodes the protein MIQNRHPHPVRRFGAVLSETVLSGAARAAALVLLLGALMLPPVAVQAQDRDMRSLIDQVGRLQQDLSDLQRHVYRGERPASGAAGSVPPAAAGAEGQALSNLHFRLTDLEARMAELNGRIEEASYATQRLNDRMEKLSSDIDFRLTRLEERMVSGEGAAAPAPQAPDKQGATTSRAPGGEAVDDRGPKTLGTLPQSATTGGAEANRPAQQQAALPANATPKEVYDQAFQTLVRQDFPTAEQQFKAFLDKNKNHELAGNAQYWLAETYYVRGQFEQAAVAFAHGFETYPKNAKAPDNLLKLGLSLSNLNRKQDACVAFSELTKQYPNAAQSVKRRAELERQKLKCP
- the ftsH gene encoding ATP-dependent zinc metalloprotease FtsH, giving the protein MNNFGKNLALWIIIGVLLVALFNLFQSSSTRTPYSSLAFSDFLNEVENGQVRDVTVQGNTISGHFTDGRAFNTVTPPNDPNMVTSLREHGVRINVQPPEEGMSGLLGILISWFPMLLFIGVWIFFMRQMQGGGGRAMGFGKSKAKLLTEKTGRVTFEDVAGIDEAKMELEEIVEFLRDPQKFQRLGGKIPKGCLLVGPPGTGKTLLARAIAGEANVPFFTISGSDFVEMFVGVGASRVRDMFEQGKKNAPCIIFIDEIDAVGRHRGAGLGGGNDEREQTLNQLLVEMDGFEANEGVILIAATNRPDVLDPALLRPGRFDRQVVVPNPDVLGREKILKVHMRKVPLAGDVDARVIARGTPGFSGADLANLVNEGALMAARRGKRVVGMAEFEAAKDKVMMGAERRSMIMTDEEKKLTAYHEGGHAIVALHCPESDPIHKATIIPRGRALGMVMRLPEGDRISISKAKLLDDLKVAAGGRIAEELIFGEEKITTGASSDIKMVSDVARRMVTEWGMSEKLGFLAYEAPEQEVFLGHSVAQRKPVSDATSKVIDDEIRRIVDDTYASARKTLTEHLDDLHKLAKGLLEYETLSGEEIKALLAGQPVVRDSGEDGGSKPGGRRTSVPTTDSGGAPGGLEPEPQPGA